TGCACAAATACTCGTGCAGAGTCTTAAAGCCGAAGGCGTGGATTACGTTTTTGGTTATCCCGGCGGCGCAGTTCTCGAAATTTATGATGCGCTTTTTCAATTAAACAAATTCAAGCATATTTTGGTTCGCCATGAGCAGGCAGCGGTGCATGCGGCAGATGCTTATGCCCGCACCAGCGGCAAGGTGGGTGTGGCTTTGGTCACTTCCGGCCCGGGTGTAACCAATGCGGTAACAGGTATTGCTACGGCATATTCTGATTCCGTTCCAATCGTGGTGATTTCGGGGCAGGTAGGTACGCCCGCAATCGGCAGCGATGCGTTTCAGGAAGTGGATACTGTGGGTATTACCCGCCCATGCGTAAAACACAATTTTCTGGTTACCGACATCAATGATTTGGCAACCACGATTAAAAAAGCGTTTCAAATTGCCGCCAGCGGCCGCCCCGGCCCCGTGGTTGTGGATATTCCTAAAGATGTTACCCAGGCGATGGCGAAATTCAGCTATCCGCAAGAAGATATCTTTATCCGTTCATACCAGCCGGTTACGCAAGGCCATACAGGGCAAATTAAAAAAGCGGTGCAAATGTTTGCTTCTGCCAAACGGCCTATCGTTTATTTTGGCGGCGGTATTGTTTTAGGCAACGCCCATCAGGAATTGATTGACTTTGTCAAACTTACTGGCGCGCCGTGTACCGGAACGCTGATGGGGCTTGGCGCCTACCCTTCAAGCGACCGCCAATTTGTGGGTATGCTGGGTATGCACGGTACTTATGAAGCGAATCTGGCCATGCAAAATGCCGATGTGGTATTGGCCGTCGGTGCGCGTTTTGACGACCGTGTGGTTTCCGTGCCTTCAAAATTCTTTGAAAAGGCCAAGAAAATCATTCATGTCGATATCGACCCTTCAAGCATTGCCAAACGTGTCAAAGTGGATGTGCCGATTGTAGGCGATGTGAAAAACGTTTTGGCCGAAATGATCGGTTTGTGGAAAAAACAAGAGCTTCATCTTAATGAAACCGCACTTGAAAAATGGTGGCAGACAGTTGAAAACTGGCGCAGCCGCGATTGCTTGTGGTTTGAAGACGATGGAGAGCTTATCAAGCCCCAATATGTGGTTCAGAAGCTGGCAGAGGTAACCAATAATTCCGCGATTATTACGTCGGATGTGGGGCAGCACCAAATGTTTGCCGCGCAATATTATCCGTTTGAACGCCCGCGCCAATGGCTGAATTCCGGCGGTTTGGGTACGATGGGTGTGGGCATACCTTATGCAATGGGTGCCAAACTGGCGGCGCCTGATCAGGATGTGTTCTGTATTACGGGCGAAGGTTCTGTTCAGATGAACATCCAAGAGCTCTCAACCTGCTTCCAATACAAACTGCCGATTAATATCGTTACGCTGAATAACGGTTATTTGGGCATGGTCCGCCAATGGCAGGAGCTTTATTACAGTAACCGTGAATCGGAAACTTATTTTGATTCCCTGCCGGATTTCGTCAAATTGGCCGAAGCTTATGGCCATGTAGGTATCCGTGTACACAATAAATCCGATGTCGAGGGCGCGCTGCTTGAAGCGTTGAAACAGAAAGACCGTTTGGTGTTTTTGGATTTCATCACGGACAAGAAGCAGAATGTGTTCCCAATGGTGGGCAACGGTAAAGGCTTGGATGAAATGGTGTTGCCGCTCCATATGCGCCAAACCCCCCAAGATTCCGATGTGAATGATGTAACAGACCGCGATTACGATACAAGGAGCGTGCCATAATGCGACATATATTATCTATCCTGATGGAAAACGAATCAGGCGCGATGAGCCGCGTGGTAGGTTTGTTTTCGGCCCGCGATTACAACATTGACTCGCTTTCGGTTGCCGCTACCGAGGATAAAACGCTTTCCCGTATGACTATCGTAACCAATGGCGACGAAACCGTTATCGAGCAGATTACCAAGCAGCTGAACAAGCTGGTTGAAGTGATTAAAGTGGTGGATCTTAATGAAAGCCGCTTTGTGGAACGGGAGCTGATGTTGGTGAAACTGCGCGCCGTCGGCAAAGACCGCGATGAGTTTTTACGGCTCACCGAGATCTACCGCGGCAGCGTTGTGGATGTTACAGACAAAACCTACACTGTTGAAATCACAGGCTCTTCCGATAAACTCGATTCATTTTTGGAAACCGTTGGAAAAGCGCAGATTCTTGAAACCGTGCGTACCGGCGCAGCCGGTATCGGTCGCGGCGAGCGGATTTTGAGAATTTAGATTTATCCTGTGTTCATTTAGCCGTTTGGTTTCAGACAGGCATGTAAATATTGGATGCCTGTCTGAAAAATAAAAATTCAGAAATTAAAGCATTTGTGCCGACACCATTTCAGTATCGTAAGTTGTAGAGGAAGAAAAGGGATGAGCAAGGTTAAGATTACCGCTGTTATCACGACGAAGCCCGAGCACCGCAGCGAGCTTTTGGAAGTATTGAGGAATTTGGTTGCCGCCAGCCGAAAGGAAGCGGGCAATATCCGGTATGACTCGCATCAAGATACTGAAAATGAGAACAGATTTGTATTTTTTGAAAACTGGCAAAACGCCGAAGCGGTTGACCGGCACAACGCTTCGGAACATTTTCAAAGCTTTTTGCAGGCGATAGAAAATAAAGTTGAAGACGTGGAAGTGATGCTGCTGAAGGATGTTTCTGAAAATATTGATTAACCCCCGATTTGCTACCTGCTTATTGTTTACTTAAGGAAATTTCACATGCAAGTTTTTTATGATAAAGATGCTGATTTGTCATTGATCAAAGGTAAAACCGTTGCCATTATCGGCTATGGTTCTCAAGGACATGCCCATGCTGCAAACCTGAAAGACTCAGGTGTAAACGTGGTAATCGGTCTGCGCCGAGGCGGTTCGTGGAAAAAAGCCGAGGCTGCCGGCCATGATGTACGCAGCGTTGCGGATGCAACCAAAGCGGCCGATGTGGTAATGATTCTGCTGCCTGATGAAAACCAGCCTGTCGTATATAAAAACGAAATTGAGCCCAACCTGAAAGAAGGTGCCGTATTGGCATTTGCCCACGGTTTCAACGTTCACTACAACCAAATCGTTCCGCGCAAAGATTTGGACGTAATCATGGTTGCGCCCAAAGGCCCGGGTCACACCGTGCGCAGCGAATACTTGAAAGGCGGCGGTGTGCCGACCCTGATTGCGATTTACCAAGACCAATCCGGTAAAGCCCGTGATATTGCGATGTCTTACGCAGCGGCCAACGGCGGTACCAAAGGCGGTGTGATTGAAACCAACTTCCGTGAAGAAACCGAAACCGATTTGTTCGGCGAACAAGCCGTATTGTGCGGCGGCGCCGTAGAGTTGGTGAAATGCGGTTTCGAAACATTGGTGGAAGCCGGTTATGCGCCGGAAATGGCTTACTTCGAATGCTTGCATGAGTTGAAACTGATTGTAGATTTGATGTATGAAGGCGGCATTGCCAATATGAACTACTCGATTTCCAATAATGCGGAATTCGGTGAATATGTAACCGGTCCCGAAGTGATTACGCCGGCAACCAAAGAAGCGATGAAAAAAGCGCTTTACCGCATCCAATCAGGCGAATATGCCAAAATGTTCATTCAAGAAGGCGCAACCAACTACGCCAGCATGACCGCACGCCGCCGCTTGAATGCGGATCATGAGATTGAAAAAGTAGGCGCACAGTTACGCGGCATGATGCCGTGGATTGCCAAAAACAAATTGGTTGATTTGGATAAAAACTAATCAGCGGATTATTTGGAAGTATGTGAAAATGCCTGTCTGAAAAAAGCTTCAGACAGGCATTGTTTTGTGTTGATTGGATGAAAGAGGTAGCCTTATTGGCCAAGCCCTGCGTCACCGCTGTCTATTGACCAGGGCGTGCCGAAGCGGTCGGTAACGATACCGAAGCCTCGGGAAAAGAAAGTTGCTTCAAACGGCATTTCGATTGTACCGCCTTCTGCCAGGGCATCGAAAATGCGCCGGCCCTCTGAAGGGGTATCAACGCTGATGTTGATTTGCATACCTTGAGGTTTCTGATAGCCGCTGCCTGTGGCGCATAGCTCGGAGACAATGTCGGATGCCATTAAGGTTTGCGAACCGATTGTTAACTGGGCATACATGATTTTTTGTTTATCGGATTCGGATAAGGGCGGCATATCGGGTTCAGGCGGCATATCGTTGTATGTATAACGATCGGTTATTTTACCGCTGAAAAGTTGCGCGTAGAATTCAATGGCTTCGGCGCAATCGCCGTTGAAGTAAAGATATGGAATGAATTTCATGGTGTTCTCCTTGTGTGGTTTGATTGGGAGAAGCCCGTTTGTTTTCAGACAGGCCTTGCGGCAATAGTAAGGTATTTAAAGAACAGCTATTTATCACGGATTGCGCTGGGCTTTGATAAATTCAAACAGCAGCTTGGGCAGATTGACGGTAATCGGCGGATCGCTGGATTGGAAGGGACGCATGTTTAAGCTTACTTTAAGCGGAGCGGCCAAAGGAAAGCAAATGGGTTCGGGGTGGATGCCGCGCAGGCAGTGGTCGAGGCGGAAATAGTGCAAAGGGTTGAGGCTGGGTTCGATTTCGCAACCGAGCAGGTAATAAATACCGTTGGGCACATTGCGGATTGAGAAACTTCTGGTATGGAATAAGGCATTGCCGACTATGGGTACTCCGCGGGGGATAGGCTCGGGAAACAGGCCGGCAAATACTACGCTGTGCGGATTTGCGCCTGAAATGGAGATGCTGAGAGGATGCGGTTGCAGGTGTTTTTCAGGCTCGAAGCTGTAATGGGGAAGGGCGCGGGAGGTGTGATCGGAAACCTGTTCGTTAAAAATGCGGCTTACGGCTGCTGCCTGGTTGCGGTAGTCGCGCGGGGTTTGGCCTGTGTGCAAATGGAAGCGCCGGCTGTATGTGCCTGCACTGGCATGGCCGGCTTCCAGTTGCGATTCGATAATGCTTTTGCCTTCAACTAAGGGCTCGATGCCTTGTTCGATTTTGAGGGCGGCAATGTAGTCGCGCATGGAAATGCCTGTCTGAAAATGAAACCAGCGGCTGAGATAGAAGCGGCTGTAGCCGAAGTGTGCGGCAATATCGGCAGGTGTGGGATTGTCTTTCAGACAGGCTCTGATATGGGCGGTTACCTCTTCTAGCGAAAGCATAAAATTAGCCCTCATCAGGCTCTGTAAAGCCGACAGTGGTGGTTAAGGTAAAAGGTGTGTCAACATAATCTTCCAAACCTTCGCATTCAAAACGATAAACGCCCTTGA
This portion of the Neisseria canis genome encodes:
- the ilvC gene encoding ketol-acid reductoisomerase is translated as MQVFYDKDADLSLIKGKTVAIIGYGSQGHAHAANLKDSGVNVVIGLRRGGSWKKAEAAGHDVRSVADATKAADVVMILLPDENQPVVYKNEIEPNLKEGAVLAFAHGFNVHYNQIVPRKDLDVIMVAPKGPGHTVRSEYLKGGGVPTLIAIYQDQSGKARDIAMSYAAANGGTKGGVIETNFREETETDLFGEQAVLCGGAVELVKCGFETLVEAGYAPEMAYFECLHELKLIVDLMYEGGIANMNYSISNNAEFGEYVTGPEVITPATKEAMKKALYRIQSGEYAKMFIQEGATNYASMTARRRLNADHEIEKVGAQLRGMMPWIAKNKLVDLDKN
- the ilvN gene encoding acetolactate synthase small subunit, producing MRHILSILMENESGAMSRVVGLFSARDYNIDSLSVAATEDKTLSRMTIVTNGDETVIEQITKQLNKLVEVIKVVDLNESRFVERELMLVKLRAVGKDRDEFLRLTEIYRGSVVDVTDKTYTVEITGSSDKLDSFLETVGKAQILETVRTGAAGIGRGERILRI
- a CDS encoding helix-turn-helix transcriptional regulator, with the protein product MLSLEEVTAHIRACLKDNPTPADIAAHFGYSRFYLSRWFHFQTGISMRDYIAALKIEQGIEPLVEGKSIIESQLEAGHASAGTYSRRFHLHTGQTPRDYRNQAAAVSRIFNEQVSDHTSRALPHYSFEPEKHLQPHPLSISISGANPHSVVFAGLFPEPIPRGVPIVGNALFHTRSFSIRNVPNGIYYLLGCEIEPSLNPLHYFRLDHCLRGIHPEPICFPLAAPLKVSLNMRPFQSSDPPITVNLPKLLFEFIKAQRNP
- a CDS encoding putative quinol monooxygenase, with product MSKVKITAVITTKPEHRSELLEVLRNLVAASRKEAGNIRYDSHQDTENENRFVFFENWQNAEAVDRHNASEHFQSFLQAIENKVEDVEVMLLKDVSENID
- the ilvB gene encoding biosynthetic-type acetolactate synthase large subunit, whose product is MQLSGAQILVQSLKAEGVDYVFGYPGGAVLEIYDALFQLNKFKHILVRHEQAAVHAADAYARTSGKVGVALVTSGPGVTNAVTGIATAYSDSVPIVVISGQVGTPAIGSDAFQEVDTVGITRPCVKHNFLVTDINDLATTIKKAFQIAASGRPGPVVVDIPKDVTQAMAKFSYPQEDIFIRSYQPVTQGHTGQIKKAVQMFASAKRPIVYFGGGIVLGNAHQELIDFVKLTGAPCTGTLMGLGAYPSSDRQFVGMLGMHGTYEANLAMQNADVVLAVGARFDDRVVSVPSKFFEKAKKIIHVDIDPSSIAKRVKVDVPIVGDVKNVLAEMIGLWKKQELHLNETALEKWWQTVENWRSRDCLWFEDDGELIKPQYVVQKLAEVTNNSAIITSDVGQHQMFAAQYYPFERPRQWLNSGGLGTMGVGIPYAMGAKLAAPDQDVFCITGEGSVQMNIQELSTCFQYKLPINIVTLNNGYLGMVRQWQELYYSNRESETYFDSLPDFVKLAEAYGHVGIRVHNKSDVEGALLEALKQKDRLVFLDFITDKKQNVFPMVGNGKGLDEMVLPLHMRQTPQDSDVNDVTDRDYDTRSVP
- a CDS encoding VOC family protein, whose translation is MKFIPYLYFNGDCAEAIEFYAQLFSGKITDRYTYNDMPPEPDMPPLSESDKQKIMYAQLTIGSQTLMASDIVSELCATGSGYQKPQGMQINISVDTPSEGRRIFDALAEGGTIEMPFEATFFSRGFGIVTDRFGTPWSIDSGDAGLGQ